The Chryseolinea soli genome contains a region encoding:
- a CDS encoding DUF1801 domain-containing protein, producing MLSTKKTVDEILPDLPRREQVLVKRLRYLVLECLPFATEKLVYGVPFYSQNRLICFIWPPSISWGKKKESYLEKGVTLGFCQGNLMANPDGLLLAENRKQVYCMYFKTLKEVDDNKIKALLYEADMIDGTFRKNKQTKPPA from the coding sequence ATGCTGAGCACCAAAAAGACCGTTGACGAAATTCTCCCAGACCTCCCCCGCCGCGAACAGGTCCTCGTGAAACGCCTGCGCTACCTGGTGCTGGAGTGCCTTCCTTTTGCCACCGAAAAACTGGTGTATGGTGTTCCCTTCTACAGCCAAAACCGCCTGATCTGTTTCATCTGGCCTCCCTCGATCTCATGGGGAAAGAAAAAAGAGTCCTACCTGGAAAAGGGCGTTACCCTGGGCTTCTGTCAGGGCAACCTCATGGCCAATCCAGACGGGCTCCTGCTGGCCGAGAACCGGAAACAGGTATACTGCATGTACTTCAAAACATTGAAAGAAGTCGATGATAACAAGATCAAAGCGCTGCTCTATGAAGCCGACATGATCGACGGTACGTTCCGAAAGAACAAGCAAACAAAGCCCCCGGCGTAA
- a CDS encoding peptidase M61: MRLRLIGVFLGFCVASFAQSGKNQGYVYTVDITKVVKDKVHVELVAPPISTNEIIFYLPKIVPGTYDIADYGRYVSEFTAVDKKGKKLEVEKIDDNSWKIKGATRLHKIGYWVDDTIDTPMKGPEIFQPAGTNIEEGKNFIINSGGYYGYFDGMKNMPFQFNIIRPKDFYGTTGLIAQQTGKPLSILKLEKGGNEKDKLVDVYKTTDYDQLVDSPVMYNKPDTAVIHVANAEVLVGAYSPTGKINAKQIAASIREVLMAQKEFLGGKLPVDKYAFIFYFTDKPLYSYGALEHSYSSTYYMPEMTIDQINQQLRDFAAHEFFHIITPLGIHSEEIGHFDFNHPKMSQHLWMYEGVTEYFAGLVQLKYDLIDLGQYLEVLYEKMVTADPFKNDVPFTEISKYTLDKYNDQYYNVYQKGPLIGLCLDVKLRKLSNGKYGLQNLMLDLSKKFGKDKAFEDDQLFDEITRMTYPEIGTFFDRYVKGAEKLPIKETLQDIGILYAEEASYYTVSLGIDDDVIGVEEVEGKQRLKIISTDHMNAVAKALGFQKEDILIKMNGEVMPEVGPDFEPFLKTQFANLGEGKTLAYTVWRKDEKGKFKTVELSTPNARIEITRRHIMEIDPDATPEQLALRDAWMKP, encoded by the coding sequence ATGCGGTTACGGCTGATCGGGGTGTTTCTGGGTTTTTGTGTAGCTTCTTTTGCGCAATCCGGTAAAAATCAGGGATATGTATACACAGTGGACATCACCAAAGTGGTGAAAGACAAAGTGCACGTGGAACTCGTCGCGCCGCCCATCTCCACCAACGAGATCATTTTCTACCTCCCCAAGATCGTGCCCGGCACCTACGACATTGCCGACTATGGCCGCTACGTCTCCGAGTTCACGGCTGTGGACAAAAAAGGAAAGAAACTTGAAGTGGAAAAGATCGACGACAACTCGTGGAAAATCAAAGGTGCCACCCGCCTGCACAAGATCGGCTATTGGGTAGACGACACGATCGACACGCCCATGAAAGGTCCCGAGATCTTTCAACCGGCCGGCACCAACATCGAAGAGGGCAAGAACTTCATCATAAACTCCGGCGGCTACTACGGCTATTTCGACGGCATGAAGAACATGCCGTTCCAATTCAACATCATCCGCCCCAAAGATTTCTATGGCACCACGGGCCTCATCGCCCAGCAAACCGGCAAGCCCCTGAGCATCCTGAAACTGGAGAAGGGTGGCAATGAAAAAGACAAGCTGGTCGATGTTTATAAAACCACGGACTATGACCAGTTGGTGGACTCGCCCGTCATGTACAACAAGCCCGACACGGCGGTGATTCACGTAGCCAACGCCGAAGTGCTGGTGGGGGCCTATTCGCCCACGGGCAAGATCAACGCCAAACAGATCGCGGCCAGCATCCGCGAAGTACTGATGGCGCAAAAAGAATTTCTCGGTGGCAAACTGCCCGTCGATAAGTATGCCTTCATTTTCTATTTCACCGACAAGCCCCTTTATAGCTACGGCGCACTGGAGCATTCTTACTCGTCGACGTACTACATGCCGGAGATGACCATCGACCAGATCAACCAGCAACTGCGTGATTTTGCAGCGCATGAATTCTTTCACATCATCACGCCGCTGGGCATTCACTCCGAAGAGATCGGACATTTTGATTTCAATCATCCTAAAATGTCGCAACACTTGTGGATGTATGAAGGTGTGACCGAATATTTTGCCGGTCTCGTGCAGCTTAAATACGACCTGATCGACCTGGGCCAATACCTGGAAGTGCTGTATGAGAAAATGGTCACAGCCGATCCGTTTAAAAACGATGTGCCGTTCACTGAAATCAGTAAGTACACCCTGGACAAGTATAACGATCAATATTATAACGTTTACCAGAAGGGGCCGCTCATCGGCCTCTGTCTCGACGTGAAGCTGCGCAAGCTTTCGAATGGAAAATACGGTTTGCAAAACCTGATGCTGGATTTGTCGAAGAAGTTTGGTAAGGACAAAGCCTTTGAGGACGATCAACTGTTCGACGAGATCACCCGCATGACCTATCCCGAGATCGGCACGTTCTTCGACCGCTATGTGAAGGGCGCGGAGAAACTTCCCATAAAAGAAACTTTGCAAGATATCGGCATCCTCTATGCGGAAGAAGCATCCTACTACACCGTAAGCCTCGGCATCGACGACGATGTGATCGGAGTAGAGGAAGTGGAAGGCAAGCAAAGATTGAAGATCATCAGCACCGACCACATGAACGCCGTGGCCAAAGCATTGGGCTTCCAGAAAGAAGACATCCTCATCAAGATGAACGGCGAAGTGATGCCCGAGGTGGGCCCTGATTTTGAGCCGTTCCTGAAAACACAATTCGCCAACCTGGGCGAGGGCAAGACCCTGGCCTATACCGTGTGGCGCAAAGATGAAAAGGGAAAATTCAAAACTGTGGAGCTGTCCACACCCAACGCCCGCATCGAAATCACGCGTCGCCACATCATGGAGATCGACCCGGATGCTACGCCCGAACAACTGGCATTGCGCGATGCATGGATGAAGCCGTGA
- a CDS encoding cupin domain-containing protein translates to MAYKNKVITNPYTGQAFKFLQTAKDTGGELLEMETTYRGHSKEPVAHYHPSQDEDFKVLQGEVTVRLDGALRTLRTGDTLHIPRGMVHAMWNRSDREAVVNWQVRPALDTENLFEVTTGLAMDGKTKADGMPGILQVALTIKKYHHVFRMAKPSFAVQKIVFALLSPIAYVLGYRATYSKYID, encoded by the coding sequence ATGGCGTACAAAAACAAGGTCATCACCAATCCTTACACGGGGCAGGCATTTAAATTTCTTCAAACGGCAAAAGACACCGGCGGCGAATTGCTGGAAATGGAGACCACCTACCGCGGTCATTCCAAAGAACCCGTGGCACACTATCATCCCTCGCAAGACGAAGATTTCAAAGTGCTGCAAGGTGAAGTGACCGTGCGCCTCGACGGCGCCCTGAGAACGTTGAGAACCGGCGACACGCTCCACATTCCCCGCGGCATGGTGCACGCCATGTGGAACCGTTCCGACCGAGAAGCGGTGGTGAACTGGCAGGTGCGGCCCGCGCTGGATACCGAAAATTTATTCGAAGTCACTACCGGCCTGGCCATGGATGGCAAGACCAAAGCCGACGGCATGCCCGGCATTCTGCAAGTGGCGCTGACTATAAAAAAATATCATCACGTGTTTCGCATGGCAAAGCCTTCCTTCGCGGTGCAGAAGATCGTGTTCGCATTGTTGTCGCCGATCGCGTATGTACTGGGCTATCGGGCAACCTATTCCAAGTATATCGATTAA